Proteins encoded in a region of the Inquilinus sp. KBS0705 genome:
- a CDS encoding translation initiation factor IF-3 — protein sequence MALNKPFNRGPRLPFKKKEAEHNINQFIRAQEVRLVGDNVEQGVFSLRDALAIAQEQDLDLVEISPNANPPVCKVTDYNKFIYEQKKKLKEIKSNAKQTVIKEIRFGPNTDDHDFDFKLKHATKFLESGEKVRAYVHFKGRAIVYKEQGEILLLRFAQALEDVGKVEQLPKLEGKRMFLTVAPKALKK from the coding sequence TTGGCTTTAAACAAACCATTCAACAGAGGACCAAGGCTTCCCTTTAAGAAAAAAGAGGCCGAACATAACATCAACCAGTTCATCAGGGCACAAGAAGTGCGCCTTGTAGGTGATAATGTTGAGCAGGGAGTTTTCTCGTTAAGAGATGCTTTGGCTATAGCTCAGGAACAAGATCTTGACCTGGTTGAGATATCTCCGAATGCTAACCCACCGGTTTGTAAGGTAACTGACTATAACAAGTTTATTTACGAGCAAAAGAAAAAGCTAAAGGAAATAAAAAGCAATGCCAAACAAACTGTAATTAAAGAGATTCGTTTTGGGCCTAATACTGACGACCATGACTTTGACTTTAAATTAAAGCATGCTACCAAGTTTTTAGAGTCGGGCGAGAAGGTGAGGGCCTACGTACACTTTAAAGGCCGTGCAATTGTATACAAAGAACAGGGCGAAATACTGCTGCTGCGCTTTGCACAAGCACTTGAAGATGTTGGTAAAGTAGAGCAATTGCCAAAGCTGGAAGGTAAACGTATGTTTTTAACCGTTGCCCCAAAAGCACTAAAAAAATAA
- a CDS encoding endonuclease MutS2, translating to MLYPNNSADKLGFIEIKELIKAHCLSVMGQQMVDKIQVMANYDQIAKFLNQANEFKNILQNDDALPINHFYDIKSLANKARIEGAFLSEEDFFQVQASLTTVFAVIAYFNDRTGIYPNLEALFEHLPIEKAILKKIDQVIDTKGKIRQNATRQLSDITSGIAKAEQEARKKIDQIFKAASANNWTADGSLTIRDGRLCIPLLAENKRKVKGFIHDESASGQTVYLEPEEVFSLNNHIRDLEFERRREIIKILTLLTDDLRPYVPLLLSYHSLLTKLDFVRAKALFAIDIEAEMPKVVNEARLKLFNARHPLLFLNFKKESKTVVPLNVQIDDSTRIIVVSGPNAGGKSVCMKTVGLLQIMVQAGLLIPASADSVTGVFKQLFVDIGDDQSIESDLSTYSAHLSKMKNFVENANGKTLILIDEFGTGTDPQFGGPIAEAVLEALNQKKVRGMVTTHYSNLKIFASNIEGIENASMLFDNQQMRPLYMLEVGKPGSSYAFEIAQKIGLPQNVLNLARNKISSGQKKVDSLLVDLEREKKEIFDTKQKLDKQQRRVDVLLSENEKLKSYLDENKKVLIKEAKQEAKNIILNANKLVENTIAEIKSNNADKEVTKVLRDNLQAELQKNTVKTEPVKPVVNADEEIKPGDWVKLTDGETTGQVIELIKDNVVIAMGELRTVVKRKRVQKVAKAAVPKELRRAGISHTGDIANFSPEIDVRGMRTEDALHSIEKLFDRALMMGFGNLKILHGKGDGILRKMIRQYLKKYDQVDRMEDEHADRGGDGITYVYLK from the coding sequence ATGCTATACCCTAATAACAGTGCAGATAAACTGGGTTTTATCGAGATAAAGGAATTAATTAAGGCGCACTGCCTGAGTGTTATGGGCCAGCAAATGGTTGATAAGATACAGGTAATGGCCAACTATGATCAGATTGCTAAATTTTTGAACCAGGCAAACGAGTTTAAAAACATACTGCAAAATGATGATGCCTTGCCAATTAACCATTTTTATGATATCAAATCCTTAGCTAATAAGGCCCGTATAGAAGGCGCATTTTTATCAGAAGAAGATTTTTTTCAGGTACAGGCATCGTTAACCACCGTATTTGCTGTAATAGCTTATTTTAACGACCGTACGGGAATATATCCGAATTTGGAGGCGCTTTTTGAGCACTTGCCCATAGAAAAAGCCATTTTAAAAAAGATAGATCAGGTTATTGATACAAAAGGTAAAATCAGGCAAAACGCTACCCGTCAATTATCAGATATTACATCGGGAATTGCTAAAGCCGAACAAGAAGCCAGGAAAAAGATAGACCAGATATTCAAAGCTGCATCTGCAAATAACTGGACGGCCGATGGATCATTGACCATACGCGATGGCCGCTTATGTATACCCTTACTTGCTGAAAACAAACGTAAAGTTAAGGGCTTTATTCACGATGAATCAGCATCCGGCCAAACCGTTTATTTAGAACCGGAGGAAGTTTTTTCGCTTAACAACCATATCCGCGATTTGGAGTTTGAACGCCGGCGCGAGATCATCAAAATACTAACGCTTTTAACAGACGATTTGAGGCCTTATGTGCCATTATTATTATCGTACCACAGCTTGCTCACCAAACTTGATTTTGTGCGTGCCAAGGCGCTGTTTGCTATTGATATTGAAGCCGAAATGCCAAAAGTAGTGAACGAGGCAAGGCTTAAGCTATTTAATGCACGCCATCCGCTATTATTCCTCAATTTTAAAAAGGAAAGCAAGACAGTGGTGCCGCTAAATGTACAGATAGATGATAGTACGCGCATTATTGTAGTATCAGGCCCTAATGCGGGTGGTAAATCGGTTTGTATGAAAACGGTTGGTCTGTTACAAATAATGGTTCAGGCCGGGCTATTGATACCTGCCAGCGCCGATAGCGTAACAGGAGTATTTAAACAGCTTTTTGTTGATATTGGCGATGACCAGTCGATTGAAAGCGACCTGAGTACTTACAGCGCACACCTAAGCAAAATGAAGAACTTTGTAGAGAATGCGAACGGCAAAACGTTAATATTGATAGATGAATTTGGTACGGGTACTGATCCTCAATTTGGCGGACCTATTGCCGAAGCCGTGCTTGAAGCCCTAAACCAAAAAAAGGTAAGGGGAATGGTAACTACCCACTACTCAAACCTAAAAATATTTGCAAGCAATATCGAAGGGATAGAAAATGCTTCGATGTTGTTTGACAACCAGCAAATGAGGCCGCTTTACATGCTGGAAGTTGGCAAGCCTGGCAGTTCGTATGCTTTTGAAATAGCCCAAAAAATAGGCCTGCCGCAAAACGTACTTAACCTGGCCCGTAATAAAATAAGTAGCGGACAAAAAAAGGTTGATAGCCTTCTTGTTGACCTTGAACGCGAGAAAAAGGAGATATTTGATACCAAACAAAAGCTGGATAAACAGCAACGCAGGGTTGACGTATTACTTAGCGAGAACGAAAAGCTAAAAAGCTATTTGGATGAAAATAAGAAAGTATTGATAAAAGAAGCTAAGCAGGAAGCTAAAAACATTATCCTAAATGCTAATAAGCTGGTTGAAAACACCATTGCTGAAATAAAAAGCAACAATGCCGATAAAGAAGTAACTAAAGTATTGCGCGATAACTTACAGGCGGAACTTCAAAAAAATACCGTAAAAACCGAGCCTGTTAAACCAGTTGTAAATGCTGATGAAGAGATTAAACCAGGCGACTGGGTAAAACTTACCGACGGCGAAACGACCGGGCAAGTGATTGAATTGATCAAAGACAATGTAGTTATTGCTATGGGCGAGTTACGCACCGTTGTAAAACGTAAGCGTGTACAAAAAGTGGCAAAGGCTGCTGTGCCCAAAGAATTGAGACGAGCAGGTATTAGCCATACCGGCGATATTGCTAACTTTAGCCCCGAAATTGATGTACGTGGCATGCGTACCGAAGATGCATTACACTCTATTGAAAAACTGTTTGATAGGGCGTTAATGATGGGTTTTGGCAACCTTAAAATACTGCACGGCAAGGGCGACGGTATACTGCGTAAAATGATACGACAGTACCTGAAAAAGTATGACCAGGTAGACCGTATGGAAGACGAGCATGCAGATAGAGGCGGCGATGGAATCACCTATGTTTATCTTAAATAA
- a CDS encoding YggS family pyridoxal phosphate-dependent enzyme, with the protein MSIADNINNLKKETSEINVTLLAVSKTKPAEDIMQAYDAGQRLFGENHVQEMVEKYEQLPKDIEWHQIGHLQTNKVKYIAPFVSMIQSVDSLKLLQEINKHAAKSNRVIDCLLQIYIADEETKYGLGFDEAIELLRSDEFAGLKNVRIRGLMGIATNTSTERQIKAEYYELKTFFDGIKTSFFRKEDSFDTISMGMSSDYKIAIEQGSNMVRLGSNIFGTRITKHYKNN; encoded by the coding sequence ATGAGCATTGCAGATAATATCAATAATTTAAAAAAGGAAACAAGTGAAATAAACGTCACTCTACTGGCAGTTTCTAAAACTAAACCGGCAGAAGATATTATGCAGGCTTACGATGCGGGGCAGCGATTATTTGGCGAAAACCATGTACAAGAAATGGTTGAAAAATACGAACAGTTGCCAAAAGATATTGAATGGCACCAAATTGGCCATTTACAAACCAACAAGGTAAAGTATATCGCGCCATTTGTAAGCATGATACAATCTGTAGATAGCCTTAAATTACTGCAGGAAATAAACAAACATGCAGCAAAAAGCAACAGGGTGATCGATTGCCTTTTGCAGATATATATAGCAGACGAAGAAACCAAATATGGCTTGGGCTTTGACGAAGCTATTGAACTATTAAGAAGCGACGAGTTTGCCGGGCTAAAAAATGTGCGCATACGCGGGCTAATGGGTATAGCTACCAATACTTCGACCGAAAGGCAGATAAAAGCCGAGTACTACGAACTAAAAACTTTTTTTGATGGCATTAAAACAAGCTTTTTCAGAAAAGAAGACTCATTTGATACTATATCTATGGGTATGTCGTCTGATTATAAGATAGCGATAGAGCAAGGCAGTAATATGGTAAGGTTGGGTAGTAATATATTTGGCACCAGGATAACCAAGCATTATAAAAATAACTAA
- the thrS gene encoding threonine--tRNA ligase yields the protein MISITLPDGSVRQYDKGITSMQIAMSISEGLARNVLAAEVNGEVWDAARPIEEDSSVKLLTWNDAKGKSTYWHSSAHLLAEALEALYPGTKFGIGPAIETGFYYDVDFGDRDFSSDDFKKIEDKVIELAKTKSEYIRKPVSKADAIEYFTEKGDEYKLDLIKDLPDGAITFYTQGNFTDLCRGPHIPNTGFIKAVKLMSVAGAYWRGDESRKQLTRIYGVTFPKASELTDYLHLIEEAKKRDHRKLGKELELFAFSEKVGMGLPLWLPKGTALRERLTNFLQKAQVKSGYEQVITPHIGHKNLYVTSGHYEKYGADSFQPIKTPQEGEEFFLKPMNCPHHCEIYKTKPRSYKDLPVRLAEFGTVYRYEQSGELHGLTRVRGFTQDDAHLFCRPDQVKDEFKKVIDLVLYVFGALGFEDYTAQVSLRDPNNKTKYIGTDENWALAESAIIEAAEEKGLRTVVEYGEAAFYGPKLDFMVKDALGRKWQLGTIQVDYNLPERFELEYTGSDNLKHRPVMIHRAPFGSLERFVAVLIEHCAGNFPLWLSPEQFIILPISEKYEDYAKKLSDELKDSDICGLIDFRDEKIGRKIRDAEVKKIPYMLIVGEKEAAEGMVSVRKHGQGDLGSMSIEDFKQQIIKEITV from the coding sequence ATGATTAGTATTACACTTCCTGATGGTTCCGTTCGTCAGTACGACAAAGGGATCACTTCCATGCAGATAGCTATGTCTATCTCCGAAGGTTTAGCACGTAACGTATTAGCGGCCGAAGTAAACGGCGAGGTTTGGGATGCCGCAAGGCCTATTGAAGAAGATTCTTCGGTTAAATTATTAACCTGGAACGATGCAAAGGGTAAATCGACGTATTGGCACTCATCAGCCCACTTATTGGCCGAGGCTTTAGAGGCTTTATATCCTGGTACCAAATTTGGTATAGGTCCGGCTATCGAAACCGGCTTTTATTACGATGTTGACTTTGGCGACCGCGATTTCTCGTCGGACGATTTCAAAAAGATCGAAGACAAGGTGATCGAACTGGCTAAAACCAAAAGCGAATACATACGCAAACCGGTTAGCAAAGCCGATGCAATTGAATATTTTACCGAAAAAGGCGACGAATACAAACTGGATCTGATAAAAGACCTGCCTGATGGTGCCATTACTTTTTACACACAAGGCAACTTTACCGACTTATGCCGCGGCCCGCACATACCCAATACAGGCTTTATAAAGGCCGTTAAGTTAATGAGCGTTGCTGGTGCCTACTGGCGCGGAGACGAGAGCCGTAAGCAGCTTACACGCATCTACGGGGTTACTTTCCCTAAGGCAAGCGAGTTGACAGATTACCTGCACCTAATAGAGGAAGCAAAAAAACGCGATCACCGTAAATTAGGTAAAGAGCTGGAGCTTTTTGCCTTCTCTGAAAAAGTGGGTATGGGTTTACCATTATGGTTACCAAAAGGCACCGCGCTGCGCGAACGCCTAACCAACTTTTTACAAAAAGCCCAGGTAAAATCGGGTTATGAGCAGGTGATAACACCACACATTGGTCATAAAAACCTATATGTAACATCCGGTCACTACGAAAAATATGGTGCGGATTCGTTTCAGCCTATAAAGACACCGCAAGAAGGAGAAGAGTTCTTTCTAAAACCAATGAACTGCCCGCACCACTGCGAGATATACAAAACTAAACCACGTTCGTACAAGGATCTGCCCGTCCGTTTAGCTGAATTTGGCACTGTTTACCGTTACGAGCAAAGTGGCGAGCTGCACGGTTTGACTCGTGTACGTGGCTTTACACAGGATGATGCCCACTTATTTTGCCGCCCCGACCAGGTGAAGGATGAGTTTAAGAAGGTTATTGACCTGGTATTATATGTATTTGGCGCTTTAGGCTTTGAAGATTATACCGCGCAAGTTTCGTTACGCGACCCTAACAACAAAACCAAGTATATAGGTACTGACGAAAATTGGGCATTAGCCGAATCGGCCATTATTGAGGCGGCCGAAGAAAAAGGCCTGCGTACAGTAGTAGAATATGGCGAAGCGGCCTTCTACGGGCCTAAGCTTGATTTTATGGTTAAAGACGCCTTAGGCCGAAAATGGCAATTAGGCACCATACAGGTAGATTATAACCTACCAGAACGCTTCGAATTGGAGTATACCGGCAGCGATAATTTAAAGCATCGCCCTGTAATGATACACCGTGCGCCATTTGGGTCGTTAGAGCGCTTTGTAGCTGTATTAATAGAGCATTGTGCAGGGAATTTCCCGCTTTGGCTATCTCCTGAGCAATTTATAATACTACCCATATCGGAAAAGTATGAAGATTATGCAAAAAAACTTTCAGATGAGTTAAAAGATTCCGATATTTGCGGGCTGATTGACTTCAGGGATGAAAAGATTGGGCGTAAAATACGCGATGCTGAAGTTAAAAAGATCCCTTATATGCTGATTGTGGGTGAAAAAGAGGCCGCCGAAGGGATGGTTTCTGTTCGTAAACATGGCCAGGGCGATTTGGGAAGTATGAGCATTGAAGATTTTAAACAACAAATAATTAAAGAAATAACAGTATAA
- a CDS encoding DUF3298 and DUF4163 domain-containing protein: MKIRLLFLAVLLTGLSACEWGSPTKKAPHDIFTDTLVYTYQVVHERATDCGNKPDSTCSIVKIKYPLFKTERALNDTIKNRLLNLFTVDNKPDTGYNSMAKHFLKSYIDFKKQNPESVMYYTLDSYAKVIEQDSGLVAVEYGGYTFQGGAHGASFTGYINWGVNSKKNVVLDDILKPGTYNEFVKTAERIFRKDEKLKDTSSLARDYFFKDNKFTLNDNYSITPLGITFMYNQYEIKPYAAGQTKLFIPYQQIKSLMLPGSVAAQYIKRDAGI, encoded by the coding sequence ATGAAAATAAGATTGTTGTTTTTGGCAGTGCTGCTAACCGGCTTAAGTGCATGCGAATGGGGCTCCCCTACTAAAAAGGCCCCGCATGATATATTTACCGATACGCTGGTTTATACTTACCAGGTAGTACATGAACGTGCAACTGATTGTGGTAACAAACCAGATAGTACTTGTAGCATTGTTAAAATCAAGTACCCTCTTTTTAAAACCGAACGGGCTTTAAATGATACTATAAAAAACAGGTTACTGAACTTATTTACGGTTGATAATAAACCCGATACGGGATATAATTCCATGGCAAAACACTTTTTAAAATCCTATATCGATTTTAAAAAGCAAAACCCCGAATCGGTAATGTATTATACCTTAGATAGCTACGCTAAAGTAATTGAGCAAGATTCTGGCTTGGTTGCTGTAGAGTATGGGGGATATACTTTTCAGGGAGGCGCACACGGTGCAAGTTTTACAGGTTATATTAACTGGGGAGTAAACAGTAAAAAGAATGTTGTGCTTGATGATATTTTAAAACCCGGAACTTATAACGAGTTTGTTAAAACTGCCGAACGGATATTCAGAAAAGATGAAAAATTGAAGGATACCTCATCCCTTGCACGCGATTACTTTTTTAAGGATAACAAATTTACATTGAATGATAATTATTCAATTACCCCGCTGGGTATTACTTTTATGTACAATCAGTACGAAATTAAACCTTACGCGGCAGGGCAAACAAAGTTATTTATCCCCTATCAACAAATAAAAAGCCTGATGCTTCCGGGATCGGTTGCGGCACAATACATAAAAAGAGATGCTGGTATTTAA
- the rpmI gene encoding 50S ribosomal protein L35, whose amino-acid sequence MPKMKTNSSAKKRFKLTGTGKIARKNAYKSHILTKMSTKRKRNLSHTSLVSKADSGNVKRMLCIGK is encoded by the coding sequence ATGCCAAAAATGAAAACCAATTCCAGTGCTAAAAAGCGTTTTAAGCTTACTGGAACCGGTAAAATTGCCAGAAAAAACGCATACAAAAGCCACATCTTAACCAAGATGTCAACAAAACGTAAGCGTAACCTTAGTCACACAAGCTTAGTTTCAAAAGCTGACTCGGGTAATGTTAAACGTATGCTTTGTATAGGCAAGTAA
- a CDS encoding DUF4296 domain-containing protein, whose amino-acid sequence MHKYIILFFSVLLVLIACDTDKTPAGIIAKPQMIRLLTDIHIVDGELSNIPQDKDSLYKYGASKYGVVFKKYHTNSSLFKKSFQYYTTQPEVIEDIYNQVSDNIKSKTDSLNKIGTKKSPKNAIP is encoded by the coding sequence ATGCATAAATATATAATCTTGTTTTTTTCAGTATTGCTTGTTTTAATAGCATGCGATACAGATAAAACCCCTGCTGGAATAATAGCCAAGCCCCAAATGATACGCCTGTTAACTGATATCCATATAGTTGACGGCGAACTTTCTAATATACCGCAAGATAAGGATAGCCTGTACAAATACGGAGCATCTAAATACGGCGTTGTATTCAAAAAATACCATACTAACAGTAGTTTATTTAAAAAAAGCTTTCAATATTACACTACCCAGCCCGAAGTAATAGAGGATATCTACAACCAGGTATCAGACAATATTAAATCTAAAACCGATTCGCTAAATAAGATCGGCACTAAAAAAAGCCCAAAAAATGCTATACCCTAA
- the rplT gene encoding 50S ribosomal protein L20 produces the protein MPRSVNAVASRRRRKRIMDLAKGYWGSRSKVYTVAKNTVEKGLQYAYRDRKTKKREFRALWIQRINAGARQHGISYSQLIGKLAAKEIGLNRKVLADLAMNHPDAFKAIIDAVK, from the coding sequence ATGCCACGTTCAGTTAACGCAGTCGCGTCGAGAAGACGCCGGAAAAGGATCATGGACCTCGCCAAAGGTTATTGGGGTTCACGCAGCAAGGTGTATACCGTTGCTAAAAATACAGTTGAAAAAGGTTTGCAATATGCTTACCGCGACCGTAAAACCAAGAAAAGAGAATTCAGGGCTTTGTGGATACAACGTATCAACGCAGGTGCCCGTCAGCATGGAATTTCTTACTCTCAGTTAATTGGTAAATTAGCCGCTAAAGAGATCGGTTTGAACCGTAAGGTTTTAGCTGACCTGGCTATGAACCACCCTGATGCTTTTAAAGCCATCATTGACGCTGTGAAATAA
- a CDS encoding electron transporter RnfD translates to MGKLRLAFLSVSLIVAISGCSKSAVNAATKVNPDILFNDPHIHYMGRIGIRKDAAELTWTASSIVINFNGTGAKAVLQDKNGKDFLTIVVDDKVVTTLQPGTDKQEYTLVADLPSGVHKLEIFKRTEYDMGILWFYGLSLNKGGKLLSPPNYAHTIEYFGDSITCGYAIEDTTGQDRGTYEYENGYKSYANITARYFNADYNVIAKSGIGVMLSWFNYVMPDIYDKVYARGDAKWDFTKFTPEVVVINLFQNDSWLVKAPDQEQFKAHFGSTPPTDEFIVNSYKAFISSIRSKYPKAKIICALGSMDATKVGSPWPGYVQKAVAGLNDKAIYTHFFPFKNTPGHPSEKEQKAMANNLIAYIKQTFSW, encoded by the coding sequence ATGGGCAAATTACGTTTAGCATTTTTATCAGTAAGTTTAATTGTTGCAATTTCCGGCTGTTCAAAATCAGCTGTAAATGCAGCTACCAAAGTTAATCCCGACATCCTTTTTAACGATCCGCATATCCATTACATGGGGCGCATCGGCATCAGGAAAGATGCAGCCGAATTAACATGGACTGCATCATCAATTGTCATAAACTTTAACGGAACGGGTGCAAAAGCTGTTTTGCAGGACAAAAACGGGAAAGATTTTTTAACAATTGTAGTTGATGATAAAGTGGTTACAACGCTACAACCCGGTACTGATAAACAAGAATATACTTTGGTTGCGGACTTACCATCAGGCGTTCATAAACTTGAAATATTTAAACGTACAGAGTACGACATGGGTATTTTATGGTTTTATGGGCTTTCACTTAACAAAGGTGGTAAGCTATTGTCACCGCCTAACTATGCGCATACAATAGAATATTTTGGCGATTCCATTACCTGTGGGTACGCAATTGAAGACACAACAGGCCAGGATAGGGGTACCTATGAATATGAAAACGGTTATAAAAGCTATGCAAATATTACCGCCCGTTATTTTAATGCAGATTATAACGTTATAGCTAAAAGTGGCATTGGTGTTATGCTTAGTTGGTTCAACTATGTTATGCCTGATATTTACGACAAAGTATATGCACGTGGGGACGCCAAATGGGACTTTACCAAATTTACTCCCGAAGTAGTGGTTATAAATTTATTTCAAAACGACTCGTGGTTGGTTAAAGCACCCGACCAGGAGCAGTTTAAGGCGCATTTTGGCTCAACACCACCAACAGACGAGTTTATTGTAAATAGCTATAAAGCTTTTATATCCAGCATCCGTAGCAAATATCCAAAGGCGAAAATCATATGTGCTCTGGGCAGTATGGATGCTACAAAAGTAGGCTCGCCATGGCCTGGATATGTACAAAAAGCAGTAGCTGGGTTAAATGATAAAGCTATCTACACACACTTTTTCCCTTTCAAAAATACTCCCGGCCACCCGAGTGAAAAAGAGCAAAAAGCAATGGCTAATAACTTGATAGCCTACATTAAGCAAACATTTAGCTGGTAG
- a CDS encoding GNAT family N-acetyltransferase codes for MNNINLRIAVKEDCTRLLELVNELAVYEKAPEEVTVTIAEFEDAGFGNKPVWKAFVAENDGVIIGFALYYIRYSTWKGCRLYLEDLIVTEEWRGKRVGKLLFDRLIQETAELGFSGMVWQVLDWNEPAINFYRKYNAAIEAGWLNASLSKEQILNY; via the coding sequence ATGAACAATATAAACTTAAGGATAGCGGTAAAGGAAGACTGTACGCGGTTACTGGAACTGGTAAACGAACTTGCTGTATACGAGAAAGCTCCGGAGGAAGTAACCGTAACAATAGCTGAGTTTGAAGATGCGGGCTTTGGCAATAAGCCAGTTTGGAAAGCATTTGTAGCAGAAAATGATGGGGTTATAATTGGTTTTGCTTTGTATTACATCCGCTATTCAACATGGAAAGGTTGCAGGTTATACCTTGAAGATTTAATTGTGACTGAAGAATGGCGCGGCAAACGAGTTGGCAAACTTTTATTTGATCGCCTGATACAGGAAACCGCCGAATTGGGCTTTAGCGGCATGGTTTGGCAAGTACTGGATTGGAACGAACCGGCTATTAACTTTTACCGAAAATATAATGCTGCAATAGAAGCGGGATGGTTAAACGCATCTTTATCTAAAGAGCAGATATTAAATTATTAG
- a CDS encoding aspartate kinase, translated as MLVFKFGGASIKDADGVINLGNVVKQYAENQILVVVSAMGKTTNALEKLADAYVNGTDDLHPIFEELKQYHYDILHQLFGDNHTVFDEVANTFVEIDWMIEDEPHDDYDFIYDQIVSVGELVSTRIVNAWFNHEGITSKWLDVRGYIHTDNTYREGAVDWDKTRSSIQKDIPALLTKGIVVTQGFLGGTSENFTTTLGREGSDYTASILAACLAAESVTTWKDVPGILNADPKLFNDTVKFDELTYQEAIEMTYYGASVIHPKTIKPLQNANIPLLVKPFTDPGAPGTVIKEGALNEFKKPVIIIKHNQVLLSISANDYSFISEIHLSEIFKQFAKNHVKVNVMQTSALSFTTCIDFNAERFGKLLTALKSDFKVKYNDGLTLITLRHYTNAAIDELTIGKTVLMKQTNRNTAQIVIK; from the coding sequence ATGCTGGTATTTAAATTCGGAGGCGCATCCATTAAAGATGCGGATGGTGTTATAAATCTGGGTAATGTTGTTAAACAGTATGCTGAGAATCAAATACTGGTTGTAGTATCGGCAATGGGCAAAACCACAAATGCACTTGAAAAACTGGCCGATGCTTATGTAAATGGTACAGATGACCTTCATCCTATATTTGAAGAGCTAAAACAATATCACTACGATATATTACACCAGCTTTTTGGTGACAACCACACGGTATTTGATGAAGTTGCCAATACTTTTGTAGAGATTGACTGGATGATAGAGGATGAGCCTCACGATGATTACGATTTTATTTATGACCAGATTGTATCAGTTGGCGAATTAGTATCCACCCGTATCGTAAATGCATGGTTCAATCATGAAGGTATCACCAGTAAATGGTTAGATGTGCGTGGATATATACATACTGATAATACCTATCGTGAGGGAGCTGTAGACTGGGATAAAACGCGCAGCAGTATTCAAAAAGATATTCCGGCATTGTTAACAAAAGGGATTGTAGTTACACAAGGGTTTTTAGGTGGTACATCAGAGAATTTTACCACTACCTTAGGTCGCGAAGGATCAGATTATACAGCATCAATATTGGCGGCTTGTTTAGCTGCTGAATCTGTTACCACATGGAAAGATGTGCCCGGTATACTTAACGCAGACCCTAAACTATTTAACGATACTGTTAAATTTGATGAACTAACTTACCAGGAAGCAATAGAAATGACCTATTATGGTGCCAGTGTAATTCATCCAAAAACTATAAAGCCGCTTCAAAACGCAAATATACCGCTGTTGGTAAAACCTTTTACCGATCCGGGTGCGCCGGGGACTGTTATTAAAGAAGGTGCTTTAAATGAGTTTAAAAAGCCGGTGATCATTATTAAACATAATCAGGTGCTGTTATCTATATCGGCTAACGATTACTCGTTTATCTCCGAAATTCATTTAAGCGAAATATTCAAGCAATTTGCAAAAAACCACGTAAAGGTAAATGTAATGCAAACATCAGCCTTAAGTTTTACTACCTGTATAGATTTTAACGCTGAACGATTTGGAAAGTTACTGACAGCTTTAAAAAGTGATTTTAAGGTAAAATATAATGATGGCCTCACACTTATCACGTTAAGGCATTATACCAATGCAGCTATTGATGAATTAACCATCGGCAAAACCGTATTGATGAAACAAACCAACCGGAATACCGCGCAGATAGTAATTAAATAA